One Micromonospora sp. WMMD1120 genomic region harbors:
- a CDS encoding SDR family oxidoreductase, with protein sequence MAPVTVITGGGRGIGAATARRLAAAGHHIALCYRRDDAAAAAVLADLRATGAQAIAVRADTTDPDQVRDLFDAAARLGPLTGLVNNAGVTSLIGPFTELRVEDLRRVVDVNLIGYVLCAQQAARRLTDGGAIVNVSSAAATLGSPGEYVHYAAVKAATDTLTVGLAKELAPRGIRVNAVAPGLVRTDIHADSGVPDRPDSAAHRVPLGRAGEPDEIAAAIAWLLSPEASYAAGAVLRVSGAL encoded by the coding sequence ATGGCACCCGTCACCGTGATCACCGGCGGCGGCCGGGGCATCGGCGCGGCCACCGCCCGCCGGCTCGCCGCGGCCGGCCACCACATCGCCCTGTGCTACCGCCGCGACGACGCCGCGGCCGCCGCCGTCCTGGCCGACCTGCGCGCCACCGGCGCCCAGGCCATCGCGGTACGCGCCGACACCACCGACCCCGACCAGGTCCGCGACCTGTTCGACGCCGCCGCACGGCTGGGCCCCCTCACCGGCCTGGTCAACAACGCCGGCGTCACCAGCCTCATCGGCCCGTTCACCGAACTGCGCGTCGAGGACCTGCGCCGGGTCGTCGACGTCAACCTCATCGGGTACGTCCTCTGCGCCCAGCAGGCCGCCCGCCGGCTCACCGACGGCGGCGCGATCGTCAACGTCTCCTCGGCGGCGGCGACCCTCGGCAGCCCGGGGGAGTACGTGCACTACGCCGCCGTGAAGGCCGCCACCGACACGCTCACCGTCGGTCTGGCCAAGGAACTCGCCCCGCGTGGCATCCGGGTCAACGCCGTCGCCCCCGGCCTGGTGCGCACCGACATCCACGCCGACTCCGGCGTACCCGACCGCCCCGACAGCGCCGCCCACCGGGTCCCGCTGGGCCGTGCCGGCGAACCCGACGAGATCGCCGCCGCCATCGCGTGGCTGCTCAGCCCGGAAGCCTCGTACGCCGCCGGTGCCGTGCTGCGGGTCTCCGGCGCCCTGTGA
- a CDS encoding OFA family MFS transporter, which yields MLSALDRRHTVAPPGYSRWLIPPAALAIHLCIGQVYATSVYKNSLIAHFDSGQTAIGVIFSIAIVMLGLSAAVAGTWVEANGPRKAMFVSACFWSVGFLVGALGIATRQLWLLYLGYGLLGGIGLGIGYISPVSTLIKWFPDRPGLATGLAIMGFGGGAMVASPLSRQVLSFYDSGYDPSDAASTASGSALVWLFVTLGLGYFVVMMFGVANVRVPADDWRPAGFDPASVAAKPLVTTANVSAANAVRTRSFWLLWVVLFCNVTAGIGILEQASPMIQDFFRDNGSSAVTVAAAGGFVGLLSLFNMAGRFVWSSTSDVIGRKPIYLVYLGVGMVLYALLALVGQSATALFVLLACVILSFYGGGFATVPAYLRDLFGTFQVGAIHGRLLTAWSAAGVAGPLIVNGFLDAQGRPGTLTAAAYRPALFTMVGVLAVGFVANLLVRPVPRRYHEPPAQDVDEITATERSGTR from the coding sequence ATGCTGTCCGCACTCGATCGTCGCCACACCGTCGCACCACCGGGCTACAGCCGGTGGCTCATTCCCCCGGCGGCGTTGGCCATCCACCTGTGCATCGGCCAGGTGTACGCCACAAGCGTCTACAAGAACTCGCTGATCGCCCACTTCGACAGCGGTCAGACCGCGATCGGGGTGATCTTCAGTATCGCGATCGTGATGCTGGGGTTGTCCGCGGCGGTGGCCGGGACCTGGGTGGAGGCGAACGGGCCGCGTAAGGCGATGTTCGTGTCCGCGTGTTTCTGGTCGGTGGGTTTCCTGGTGGGGGCGCTGGGCATCGCCACCAGGCAGCTGTGGTTGCTGTATCTGGGCTACGGGCTGCTCGGCGGGATCGGCCTGGGCATCGGCTACATCTCCCCCGTCTCGACACTGATCAAGTGGTTCCCGGACCGGCCGGGTCTGGCCACCGGGTTGGCGATCATGGGGTTCGGTGGTGGGGCGATGGTCGCCTCTCCCCTGTCGCGGCAGGTGTTGTCGTTCTACGACAGTGGATACGACCCGTCCGACGCGGCCTCGACGGCGTCGGGCAGCGCCCTGGTGTGGTTGTTCGTGACGCTCGGCCTGGGCTACTTCGTGGTCATGATGTTCGGGGTGGCGAACGTGCGGGTGCCGGCGGACGATTGGCGGCCGGCCGGGTTCGACCCGGCGAGCGTCGCGGCGAAGCCGCTGGTCACCACGGCGAACGTGTCGGCGGCGAACGCGGTGAGGACCCGGTCGTTCTGGCTGCTGTGGGTGGTGTTGTTCTGCAACGTGACGGCCGGCATCGGCATCCTGGAGCAGGCCAGCCCCATGATCCAGGACTTCTTCCGGGACAACGGCTCGTCGGCGGTGACCGTCGCGGCGGCCGGCGGGTTCGTGGGTCTGCTGTCGCTGTTCAACATGGCGGGCCGGTTCGTGTGGTCGTCCACCTCGGACGTCATCGGCCGCAAGCCGATCTACCTGGTGTACCTGGGCGTGGGCATGGTGCTGTACGCGTTGCTGGCGCTGGTCGGGCAGAGCGCGACGGCGCTGTTCGTGCTGCTGGCGTGTGTGATCCTGTCGTTCTACGGCGGTGGGTTCGCGACAGTGCCGGCGTACCTGCGGGACCTGTTCGGCACCTTCCAGGTGGGGGCGATCCACGGTCGGCTGCTGACCGCCTGGTCGGCGGCGGGGGTGGCGGGTCCGCTGATCGTGAACGGGTTCCTCGACGCCCAGGGCAGGCCGGGCACGTTGACGGCGGCGGCGTACCGGCCGGCGCTGTTCACCATGGTGGGGGTCCTGGCGGTGGGCTTCGTGGCGAATCTGCTGGTGCGACCGGTGCCGCGGCGGTACCACGAGCCGCCGGCGCAGGACGTGGACGAGATCACGGCGACGGAGCGGAGTGGTACGCGATGA
- a CDS encoding maleylpyruvate isomerase family mycothiol-dependent enzyme, with protein sequence MNEALAFPDLLRLIDERSAAFRAAVAGAPDLGVRVPTCPEWTLWDLVRHLGDGRRSWAATVAAGPDVPGRLPSPGPAAPEERAALSAWLAESTRLLLDAVREAGPDRGCWTWWGASQSPRTCGAVARHQLQEISVHTYDAQLAVGDGQPLPAVVALDGVEDFVFTVCATTGAWPHEPAVVDYHATEGRSWRVWLSGDGARAARLAGSDTAADVSARGTASELVLALYGRRPMESVDVAGDRRIFDRLFAWEPEV encoded by the coding sequence GTGAACGAGGCTCTGGCGTTTCCTGATCTCCTACGACTGATCGACGAACGGTCGGCCGCGTTCAGGGCCGCGGTCGCCGGCGCGCCCGACCTGGGCGTGCGGGTGCCGACGTGTCCCGAGTGGACGTTGTGGGACCTGGTGCGGCATCTGGGTGACGGGCGTCGGTCGTGGGCCGCCACCGTCGCCGCGGGGCCGGACGTCCCGGGTCGGCTCCCGTCGCCGGGTCCGGCCGCGCCCGAGGAGCGCGCGGCGTTGTCGGCCTGGTTGGCGGAGTCGACGCGGTTGCTGCTGGACGCGGTGCGCGAGGCCGGCCCGGATCGTGGGTGCTGGACGTGGTGGGGTGCGTCGCAGTCGCCGCGGACCTGCGGCGCGGTGGCGCGGCACCAGCTCCAGGAGATCTCGGTGCACACGTACGACGCGCAGCTGGCGGTGGGTGACGGGCAGCCGCTGCCGGCGGTGGTGGCGCTCGACGGTGTGGAGGATTTTGTGTTCACCGTCTGCGCGACGACCGGGGCGTGGCCGCACGAGCCGGCGGTCGTCGACTACCACGCCACCGAGGGGCGGTCCTGGCGGGTGTGGTTGTCCGGTGACGGTGCGCGGGCCGCCCGTCTGGCCGGGTCGGATACCGCAGCGGACGTGTCCGCCCGGGGTACGGCCAGTGAGCTGGTGCTGGCGTTGTACGGCCGTCGTCCGATGGAGTCGGTGGATGTGGCCGGGGATCGGCGGATCTTCGACCGGCTCTTCGCCTGGGAGCCGGAGGTGTAG
- the zwf gene encoding glucose-6-phosphate dehydrogenase, whose protein sequence is MHKRSDAVVLFGVTGDLVSKKLFPALYELTRRDRLDVPVVGVARSPWDDQQLVTTARKSVAEATDEIDDEVFDRLAGNLVMISGDYADRATYERLAERLRGAERPLFYLAIPPAVFASVVAGLAAVGLADRGRVVVEKPFGRDLESSRELDRTLRAAFAPERVFRIDHYLGKEAVEGLYAFRFANRLFEPLWNNEHIDNIQVTLAEGFGTQGRAGFYDTVGATRDVLQNHILQVVALIAMEAPAGDDTTAFREAEVAVLRQVAPLSPKSTVRGQYAGYRDEPGVAPDSNTETFVATRLTVDSPRWAGVPFYLRTGKSLPGTATEVVVEFKQPQRSLIPAERGTATAANLLRFRLGRGDGITMSIQAKSPGAEVASRPVDLSVDFGAALGRRQEAYERLLDDAMDGQHLRFAREETIEQEWRIVAPILDLPTPVLSYDRGSWGPADAEALAGGWHVPDLR, encoded by the coding sequence ATGCACAAGCGCTCAGATGCGGTGGTGCTGTTCGGTGTCACCGGTGACCTCGTGTCGAAGAAGCTGTTTCCGGCGCTGTACGAGTTGACCCGGCGTGATCGCCTCGATGTTCCGGTTGTCGGTGTGGCCCGCTCCCCCTGGGATGATCAGCAGTTGGTCACGACCGCCCGTAAGTCGGTCGCCGAGGCCACCGACGAGATCGACGACGAGGTCTTCGACCGGTTGGCGGGCAACCTTGTGATGATCTCCGGTGACTACGCGGACCGGGCCACGTACGAGCGGCTGGCGGAGCGTCTGCGGGGTGCCGAGCGGCCGTTGTTCTATCTGGCGATTCCTCCGGCGGTGTTCGCCTCGGTCGTCGCGGGGCTCGCGGCCGTGGGTCTGGCGGACCGGGGTCGGGTGGTCGTGGAGAAGCCGTTCGGGCGTGACCTGGAGTCGTCGCGGGAGTTGGACCGCACGCTGCGGGCGGCGTTCGCGCCGGAGCGGGTGTTCCGCATCGACCACTACCTCGGCAAGGAGGCGGTGGAGGGTCTGTACGCCTTCCGGTTCGCCAACCGGTTGTTCGAGCCGCTGTGGAACAACGAGCACATCGACAACATCCAGGTGACCCTCGCCGAGGGGTTCGGCACGCAGGGCCGCGCCGGGTTCTACGACACGGTGGGCGCGACCCGTGACGTGTTGCAGAACCACATCCTCCAGGTGGTCGCGTTGATCGCGATGGAGGCGCCCGCCGGGGACGACACCACCGCGTTCCGGGAGGCGGAGGTCGCGGTGTTGCGGCAGGTCGCGCCGTTGTCGCCGAAGTCGACGGTGCGGGGGCAGTACGCGGGTTACCGGGACGAGCCGGGGGTGGCGCCGGACTCGAACACGGAGACGTTCGTGGCGACCCGGTTGACGGTCGACTCACCGCGGTGGGCGGGTGTGCCGTTCTATCTGCGGACGGGTAAGTCGTTGCCGGGGACGGCGACGGAGGTCGTGGTGGAGTTCAAGCAGCCGCAGCGGTCGTTGATTCCGGCGGAGCGGGGCACGGCGACGGCGGCGAACCTGCTGCGGTTCCGGCTGGGTCGTGGTGACGGCATCACGATGTCGATCCAGGCGAAGAGTCCGGGCGCCGAGGTGGCCAGCCGCCCGGTGGATCTGTCCGTCGACTTCGGCGCGGCGCTGGGTCGCCGTCAGGAGGCGTACGAGCGGTTGCTCGACGACGCGATGGACGGGCAGCACCTGCGGTTCGCGCGGGAGGAGACGATCGAGCAGGAGTGGCGTATCGTCGCGCCGATCCTGGATCTGCCGACCCCGGTGCTGTCGTACGACAGGGGTAGTTGGGGTCCGGCGGACGCCGAGGCGTTGGCGGGTGGCTGGCACGTCCCGGACCTGCGGTAG
- a CDS encoding EndoU domain-containing protein, which translates to MAGRSSGKLISAAFRYLRKARRRQRPGRLDHERRSHVFRGDVRRPANNPNNPYGSGYHYRPGGQDFPDRRVVPGSVNRPTPDGPYSARPEYFDPVTNRWVPKSGNQGVSTFFPDHWTPAQVDAAIPTAFQRATAIPGTNMWEGVYRGVRIEGWYGPNGTLGNGWPTL; encoded by the coding sequence GTGGCGGGGCGGTCGAGCGGGAAGCTCATCTCGGCGGCCTTCCGGTACCTGAGGAAGGCGCGGCGGCGGCAGCGTCCGGGGCGGTTGGACCATGAGCGTCGTAGTCACGTGTTCCGGGGTGATGTGCGGCGGCCGGCGAACAATCCGAACAACCCGTACGGGTCGGGGTACCACTACCGTCCCGGTGGTCAGGATTTTCCCGATCGTCGGGTGGTGCCGGGTTCGGTCAACCGGCCGACGCCGGACGGTCCGTATTCCGCGCGTCCGGAATACTTCGACCCGGTCACCAATCGGTGGGTGCCCAAGAGTGGTAACCAGGGGGTGAGCACGTTCTTTCCTGATCACTGGACGCCGGCGCAGGTGGACGCGGCCATCCCGACGGCGTTTCAGCGGGCTACCGCCATTCCGGGCACGAACATGTGGGAAGGCGTCTACCGGGGTGTGCGGATCGAGGGCTGGTATGGTCCCAACGGCACTCTGGGCAACGGCTGGCCGACGCTCTGA
- a CDS encoding YbaB/EbfC family DNA-binding protein, producing the protein MTGPVDASGLGKLLSDTMAALDEFQQGAGEPPTGAGTAADGMVVVRTELPGRVTEMVLDPRVMRWSSQALAEEVTAAVNASLADLQANAGVPGGGADLGGLGERLREIQERTGQQLSAFTNQLVQAQEMLVRCAGDGR; encoded by the coding sequence GTGACAGGCCCTGTCGATGCGTCCGGTCTCGGGAAGTTGCTGTCCGACACGATGGCGGCGCTGGACGAGTTCCAGCAGGGTGCGGGTGAGCCGCCGACGGGTGCGGGCACGGCCGCCGACGGGATGGTTGTGGTGCGCACGGAGCTGCCCGGGCGGGTCACCGAGATGGTCCTCGACCCGCGGGTGATGCGGTGGAGCAGCCAGGCGCTGGCCGAGGAGGTGACCGCCGCGGTGAACGCGTCGCTGGCCGATCTTCAGGCCAACGCCGGTGTGCCGGGTGGCGGGGCGGATCTCGGTGGCCTCGGTGAGCGGTTGCGGGAGATCCAGGAGCGTACCGGTCAGCAGTTGTCGGCGTTCACCAACCAGTTGGTGCAGGCGCAGGAGATGTTGGTGCGGTGCGCGGGTGATGGCCGGTGA
- a CDS encoding PhzF family phenazine biosynthesis protein, whose product MASENDLARGVVVRTCLRDGRGGSPTAVVDEGGSPTSGVAFTDADRRRVPVGMGTSHAVFVRCAADGVVELRFFTAEGELPACGHGTMAAVAFLAARRSGVEHEFRLRVSGRTFVGRAVRDGDLIHAAFDPGPVAVREAGAVEVGLVADALGVAGGGRRVGACVASLGRARMLVPVGTPETVWALSPDSRRLRAVCDRLGLLGCYVYAVPSGSGPVVARMFAPSIGVVEDIANVNSTACLAARLAGAGEVGLTVDMGDAVGEPATITASVRQGVGGSRVLVGGMVTVVRGGVGAPGAGAVPD is encoded by the coding sequence ATGGCATCGGAGAACGATCTCGCGCGTGGGGTCGTCGTACGGACGTGCCTGCGCGACGGGCGCGGTGGGAGCCCGACGGCCGTGGTCGATGAGGGTGGCTCCCCCACGTCGGGTGTGGCGTTCACGGACGCCGATCGGCGGCGGGTGCCGGTCGGGATGGGCACCTCGCATGCCGTGTTCGTGCGGTGTGCGGCGGACGGGGTCGTGGAGCTGCGTTTCTTCACCGCCGAGGGGGAACTGCCGGCGTGTGGGCACGGGACGATGGCCGCTGTGGCGTTCCTGGCGGCGCGCCGGAGTGGGGTGGAGCACGAGTTCCGGTTGCGGGTGTCGGGGCGTACGTTCGTCGGCCGGGCGGTACGTGACGGCGACCTGATCCATGCCGCGTTCGATCCGGGGCCGGTGGCCGTACGCGAGGCCGGCGCGGTGGAGGTCGGGCTTGTCGCCGACGCGCTCGGTGTCGCCGGTGGTGGTCGTCGGGTGGGGGCGTGTGTGGCGTCGCTGGGGCGGGCGCGGATGCTGGTGCCGGTGGGGACGCCGGAGACGGTGTGGGCCCTCTCCCCCGACAGTCGGCGGCTTCGTGCGGTGTGCGACCGGTTGGGGTTGCTCGGTTGCTATGTCTACGCGGTTCCCAGCGGTTCGGGTCCGGTGGTGGCGCGGATGTTCGCGCCGTCGATCGGTGTGGTCGAGGACATCGCGAACGTGAACAGCACCGCCTGTCTGGCCGCTCGCCTGGCGGGTGCGGGCGAGGTCGGGTTGACGGTCGACATGGGAGACGCGGTGGGTGAGCCGGCGACGATCACCGCCTCGGTCCGCCAGGGCGTCGGCGGTTCGCGGGTGCTGGTCGGGGGGATGGTGACTGTCGTTCGAGGGGGTGTCGGCGCGCCGGGCGCCGGGGCTGTGCCGGATTGA
- a CDS encoding heavy metal translocating P-type ATPase — protein MPTPGETVDRHSGHAGHGGHDKHAGHDPEMFRRKFWLSLALTVPIVVTSHMVKDWFGYRLDFPGVDWVGPVLGTVVFVYGGWPFLQGAVREVRDRAPGMMLLIAMAITVAYVASAATALGVFDLDFWWELAALVTIMLLGHWQEMKAIGQAQGALSALAALLPDDAERLRGDGQPERVRVGDLRVGDVVLVRPGGRVPADGRITDGRAALDESMITGESRPVGRERDDRVVAGTVATDAAIRVRVEAVGEDTALAGIQRLVAQAQQSSGRAQVLADRFAAWLFYIATVTAAATLLIWTLAGNLDEAVVRTVTVLVIACPHALGLAIPLVIALSTAVAAQGGILVKDRLALERMRTIDTVLFDKTGTLTRGEHVVAGVAGTKGVSETDVLAVAAAVEADSEHPLARAIVTAAAQQGIRRTATGFRSLTGRGVRADVDGVSYALGGPALLRELDATAPGDLDGHRAEWSRRGAAVLHLLRLDGEQARVIGALALEDQVRPEARQAIADLRQQGIRKIVMITGDARPVAEAVAADLGFRTGEDEVFAEVLPADKDEAVGELQRRGLRVAMVGDGVNDAPALARANVGIAIGAGTDVAIESAGVVLASSDPRGVTGVIRLSRASYRKMIQNLAWAAGYNVVALPLAAGALSWAGVSLSPAVAAVLMSASTIVVAINAQLLRRVRLRQPDGSGLDRGLAPKDPASAG, from the coding sequence ATGCCGACCCCGGGTGAGACCGTGGACCGACACAGCGGCCACGCCGGGCACGGCGGGCATGACAAGCACGCCGGTCACGATCCAGAGATGTTCCGCCGCAAGTTCTGGCTGAGCCTGGCCCTGACGGTGCCGATCGTGGTCACGAGCCACATGGTGAAGGACTGGTTCGGCTACCGGCTGGACTTCCCGGGCGTCGACTGGGTGGGCCCGGTGCTGGGCACTGTGGTGTTCGTCTACGGCGGGTGGCCGTTCCTGCAGGGCGCGGTGCGGGAGGTCCGTGACCGGGCGCCGGGGATGATGCTGCTGATCGCGATGGCCATCACCGTCGCGTACGTGGCCTCGGCGGCGACCGCCCTGGGCGTGTTCGACCTGGACTTCTGGTGGGAGCTGGCGGCTCTGGTCACGATCATGTTGCTGGGGCACTGGCAGGAGATGAAGGCCATTGGTCAGGCCCAGGGCGCCCTGTCGGCTCTGGCCGCGCTGCTGCCCGACGACGCCGAACGCCTCCGCGGTGACGGTCAGCCCGAACGGGTGCGCGTCGGCGACCTGCGCGTCGGCGACGTCGTCCTGGTGCGCCCCGGTGGGCGGGTGCCGGCAGACGGGCGCATCACCGACGGCCGCGCTGCGTTGGACGAGTCGATGATCACCGGCGAGTCCCGGCCGGTCGGCCGCGAACGTGACGACCGGGTGGTGGCCGGCACGGTGGCCACCGACGCGGCCATCCGGGTGCGCGTCGAGGCCGTTGGTGAGGACACCGCCCTGGCCGGCATCCAACGTCTGGTCGCGCAGGCCCAGCAGTCCAGCGGCAGGGCGCAGGTCCTCGCTGACCGGTTCGCGGCCTGGCTGTTCTACATCGCCACCGTCACCGCCGCTGCGACGCTGTTGATCTGGACACTGGCCGGCAACCTCGACGAGGCCGTCGTCCGCACCGTGACGGTTCTGGTGATCGCCTGCCCGCACGCGCTGGGCCTGGCCATCCCGCTGGTGATCGCCCTGTCCACCGCCGTGGCCGCGCAGGGCGGCATCCTGGTCAAGGACCGCCTTGCCCTGGAGCGGATGCGGACCATCGACACGGTGCTGTTCGACAAGACCGGCACCCTGACCCGCGGCGAGCACGTTGTCGCCGGTGTCGCCGGCACCAAGGGCGTCAGCGAGACCGACGTACTGGCCGTCGCGGCGGCGGTGGAGGCCGACAGTGAACATCCCCTCGCGCGGGCCATCGTCACCGCCGCCGCCCAGCAGGGCATCCGACGTACGGCGACCGGCTTCCGGTCGCTGACCGGTCGGGGGGTACGCGCCGACGTCGACGGTGTCAGCTACGCCCTCGGCGGGCCCGCCCTGCTGCGCGAACTCGACGCCACGGCACCGGGCGACCTCGACGGGCACCGGGCCGAGTGGTCCCGCCGCGGTGCGGCGGTACTACACCTGCTGCGCCTCGACGGCGAGCAGGCACGCGTCATCGGCGCCCTCGCGCTCGAGGACCAGGTCCGTCCTGAGGCGCGCCAGGCGATCGCCGACCTACGTCAGCAGGGCATCCGCAAGATTGTGATGATCACCGGGGACGCCCGCCCGGTGGCCGAGGCGGTCGCCGCCGACCTCGGCTTCCGGACCGGGGAGGACGAGGTTTTCGCCGAGGTGCTTCCCGCCGACAAGGACGAGGCGGTCGGCGAGCTGCAACGCCGGGGCCTGCGGGTGGCGATGGTCGGTGACGGCGTGAACGACGCTCCCGCGCTGGCCCGCGCCAACGTCGGCATCGCCATCGGCGCGGGCACCGACGTCGCCATCGAATCCGCGGGCGTTGTGCTCGCCTCCTCGGACCCGCGCGGGGTCACAGGAGTCATCCGGCTCTCGCGCGCCTCCTACCGCAAGATGATCCAGAATCTGGCCTGGGCCGCCGGCTACAACGTCGTCGCCCTGCCCTTGGCCGCCGGGGCGCTGTCCTGGGCCGGGGTGAGCCTGAGTCCCGCGGTCGCCGCGGTGCTGATGTCCGCCTCCACCATCGTCGTCGCGATCAACGCCCAACTGCTGCGCCGCGTGCGGCTACGCCAACCGGACGGTTCAGGTCTGGACCGCGGCCTCGCCCCGAAGGACCCGGCGTCGGCCGGCTAG
- a CDS encoding tyrosine-type recombinase/integrase, protein MHDKRDESVGVLIEEFLTARATRKPSPHTLAAYRRDLRAVAALVADDPATPLPLDELLITHLSPRVMRAAFARFAAPRAPASVHRAWSTWNSFFTFLVADGIVAGNPMPAVGRPRALLPQPKPLRGADTPEVLLASVARNEGRQRDPWPERDVAVVAVALCAGLRLSELLALRVDSLGGRPGERRLEVAGKGGRPRVVPIEADLDRVLVDYLDSRARRFGSRSVRPDSPLLVDRRGEPLRRGGLQYLVESCYRRAGIGDRVPRGARLHALRHTFATRLAEDGAGAAEIMRLLGHASLASSQTYIEVTAGQQRDAVRANRTNRALAALVPPE, encoded by the coding sequence ATGCATGACAAAAGGGACGAATCGGTGGGCGTGTTGATTGAGGAGTTCCTGACCGCTCGGGCCACGCGCAAGCCCTCCCCGCACACCCTGGCGGCGTACCGCAGGGATCTGCGCGCGGTGGCGGCCCTGGTCGCGGATGACCCCGCCACTCCCCTCCCCCTCGACGAGCTGTTGATCACTCACCTCTCCCCCCGGGTGATGCGGGCGGCGTTCGCCCGCTTCGCCGCTCCCCGCGCGCCCGCGTCGGTGCACCGGGCCTGGTCGACCTGGAACAGCTTCTTCACGTTCCTGGTGGCCGACGGGATCGTGGCCGGCAACCCGATGCCGGCCGTCGGGCGTCCCCGGGCGCTGCTCCCCCAGCCGAAACCCCTGCGCGGCGCGGACACTCCGGAGGTGCTGCTCGCGTCGGTCGCCCGCAACGAGGGCCGGCAGCGGGACCCCTGGCCGGAGCGGGATGTGGCGGTGGTGGCGGTGGCGCTCTGCGCCGGTCTGCGGCTGTCGGAGTTGCTGGCGTTGCGGGTCGACTCGCTCGGCGGTCGGCCCGGTGAGCGGCGGCTCGAGGTGGCCGGCAAGGGCGGTCGGCCGCGGGTGGTGCCGATCGAGGCGGATCTGGACCGGGTGCTGGTGGACTACCTGGACAGTCGGGCGCGCCGCTTCGGTTCCCGGTCGGTACGTCCCGACTCGCCGCTGCTGGTGGATCGGCGTGGAGAGCCGCTGCGCCGGGGCGGGCTGCAGTATCTCGTCGAGTCGTGTTACCGGCGGGCGGGCATCGGTGACCGGGTGCCGCGGGGCGCGCGGTTGCACGCGTTGCGGCACACCTTCGCGACCCGGTTGGCGGAGGACGGCGCGGGCGCGGCGGAGATCATGCGGTTGTTGGGGCACGCGTCGTTGGCGTCGTCGCAGACGTACATCGAGGTGACGGCTGGGCAGCAGCGCGACGCGGTCCGGGCCAACCGGACCAACCGGGCGCTGGCGGCGTTGGTGCCGCCGGAGTGA
- a CDS encoding fasciclin domain-containing protein produces MPHPATPPRRRALGLLASTLLLAACTSHPTPPRADTPAPASSGPTVTGPLCAALPTGTDPGNPTYLATQPVEAALRWIPTLTTFEAAVRTSGVLADLPAGTTVTVLAPSDDAFAATFSEDNWDDLMTHHHDHLRTLLRAHLVTGAHPIDALTTAGRTTTLDGTTLTVSRAGTAARLADRADTVCADYQATNARIHIINAVLGPLPVTADGTGHRAH; encoded by the coding sequence GTGCCGCACCCCGCCACCCCACCCCGACGGCGAGCCCTCGGCCTCCTCGCCTCGACCCTGCTGCTGGCCGCCTGCACGAGCCACCCGACCCCGCCCCGCGCCGACACCCCCGCGCCGGCCAGCAGCGGCCCCACGGTCACCGGACCACTCTGCGCCGCCCTACCCACCGGCACCGACCCCGGCAACCCGACCTACCTCGCCACCCAACCCGTCGAGGCGGCGCTGCGCTGGATCCCCACCCTCACCACGTTCGAAGCGGCAGTACGCACCAGCGGCGTCCTCGCCGACCTGCCCGCCGGCACCACCGTCACCGTCCTGGCACCCTCCGACGACGCCTTCGCCGCCACGTTCTCCGAGGACAACTGGGACGACCTCATGACCCACCACCACGACCACCTGCGCACCCTGCTCAGAGCCCACCTCGTCACCGGCGCCCACCCGATCGACGCCCTCACCACCGCCGGCCGCACCACCACCCTCGACGGCACCACCCTCACCGTCAGCCGCGCCGGAACCGCCGCCCGACTCGCCGACCGCGCCGACACCGTCTGCGCCGACTACCAGGCCACCAACGCCCGCATCCACATCATCAACGCCGTCCTCGGACCCCTGCCCGTCACCGCCGACGGCACCGGCCACCGCGCGCACTGA